From Cyanobacterium sp. T60_A2020_053, one genomic window encodes:
- a CDS encoding DUF2996 domain-containing protein — protein MSEETQNNNPAPSAKTPAKKAKPPALEDKPFTEFIEQDFTPSLKTAFANQGIADIDIALKKGKIPVLGLENNPECWQVVGAWGARSFAIYFLDEDISGQKAFSCTVNSQKPSTLESFMIDERRVNLDLMVLYTLQRLNGQKWLTMN, from the coding sequence ATGAGCGAAGAAACCCAAAATAATAACCCAGCGCCCTCCGCCAAAACACCAGCAAAAAAAGCTAAACCACCGGCATTAGAAGATAAACCATTTACTGAATTTATCGAACAAGATTTTACCCCATCCCTAAAAACTGCCTTTGCAAACCAAGGTATTGCTGACATCGACATCGCCCTCAAAAAAGGCAAGATTCCCGTCTTGGGCTTAGAAAATAACCCGGAATGTTGGCAGGTGGTGGGCGCTTGGGGCGCGCGCAGTTTTGCCATTTATTTTTTAGATGAAGATATTAGTGGGCAAAAGGCTTTTAGTTGTACAGTAAATAGTCAAAAACCTAGTACATTAGAATCATTTATGATTGACGAAAGACGAGTTAACCTTGACTTAATGGTGTTATATACCTTACAGCGCCTCAACGGGCAGAAGTGGTTAACCATGAATTAG
- a CDS encoding DUF3611 family protein, protein MSNNTELSQPLPPVVQKVSSNLQRWGFWGFWTQLVLGIISTVTLLFSTPALFETDARLEGIRFGIFCAFVGIILLIGALVTAFRYGRIGRKVQNRDPAMRPKKSDTLQLIRIGLVLNLVGMLFAILGAEALVGITLAKLLTLSPQLIGPNTQQYVNSLDMLIIQANTNTIAAHFSGIVTSLILLNRINS, encoded by the coding sequence ATGAGCAACAATACAGAGTTAAGTCAACCATTACCGCCCGTAGTACAAAAAGTTTCTTCTAATCTACAAAGATGGGGATTTTGGGGATTTTGGACACAACTGGTACTAGGTATTATCTCGACTGTAACTCTCTTATTTTCTACTCCTGCTTTATTTGAAACAGATGCAAGATTAGAGGGCATAAGATTTGGTATTTTTTGTGCTTTCGTGGGCATTATTTTATTGATTGGAGCGTTAGTTACTGCTTTTCGCTACGGCAGAATCGGGCGCAAGGTTCAAAATCGAGACCCAGCCATGCGCCCAAAAAAATCTGATACTTTACAATTAATCAGAATTGGATTAGTGCTTAATTTGGTGGGAATGTTATTCGCTATCCTTGGGGCAGAGGCGCTGGTGGGTATTACCCTTGCTAAACTTTTAACTCTTTCTCCTCAGTTAATTGGTCCTAATACTCAGCAATATGTTAATTCTCTTGATATGTTAATTATTCAGGCGAATACTAATACCATTGCTGCTCATTTTTCAGGTATTGTTACTTCCTTAATTTTACTGAATCGAATTAATAGTTAA
- a CDS encoding phycobiliprotein lyase, translating into MDGLKFFQQSAGEWKSQRTTHHLPFRRAESGESEIKVKNLDKNDAKIAEICDMHQFDPELSVGGSFVSWEGAMAWDKEDENHQGETVFALIPEADNPRQGKLLRERGYAEIVPVAGEYYLDDEDALILTTEYETMTIYERFWFVNEDVRLRTSTVQRFGGFNTATFCIETREKPAPSTPTSKELLLDTPAITGW; encoded by the coding sequence ATGGACGGATTAAAATTTTTTCAACAAAGCGCCGGAGAGTGGAAATCCCAGCGCACGACACACCATCTCCCTTTTCGTCGTGCAGAAAGTGGCGAATCAGAAATTAAGGTAAAAAATCTTGATAAAAACGATGCCAAAATTGCTGAAATCTGTGATATGCACCAATTTGATCCAGAATTATCCGTAGGTGGTTCTTTTGTCAGTTGGGAGGGCGCTATGGCATGGGATAAAGAAGACGAAAATCATCAAGGGGAAACGGTTTTTGCCCTCATTCCCGAAGCGGATAACCCCCGTCAAGGTAAGTTATTGAGAGAGAGAGGCTACGCTGAAATTGTCCCCGTAGCAGGGGAATATTACTTGGATGATGAAGACGCTTTAATTTTAACCACTGAATACGAAACCATGACTATTTATGAGCGTTTTTGGTTTGTGAATGAAGACGTAAGACTCAGAACCAGCACAGTACAAAGATTTGGCGGTTTTAATACCGCTACTTTTTGCATTGAAACGAGGGAAAAACCAGCGCCCTCCACCCCCACCAGTAAAGAATTATTATTGGATACCCCTGCCATTACAGGGTGGTAG
- a CDS encoding class I SAM-dependent methyltransferase, with amino-acid sequence MTIEKPKPIAPLAILVEKLEGILETVKNTEESSQLKVDLEEVYQLASGLNPYLSEVSSPQSQALANLAEKTAQTDWTKLYQEGLTAFKLEQEMLSGHIEGQMLQIFVKMTGARNVLEIGMFTGYSALAIAEALPNDGQVIACEIDNYVAKFAQDCFKESPSGHKITVKVAPALDTMTKLAEDGKNFDLVFIDANKKEYQDYFRLLLNKNLVHSGSVIVVDNTLYQGQAYLPESQRTANGQAIHHFNQMVAEEGRVQKVLLPLRDGLTIIRVN; translated from the coding sequence ATGACTATAGAAAAACCGAAACCCATAGCGCCCCTCGCCATTTTAGTGGAAAAATTAGAGGGAATATTAGAAACTGTCAAGAATACTGAGGAATCCTCTCAATTAAAAGTAGATTTAGAAGAGGTATATCAATTGGCATCAGGATTAAACCCCTATTTGAGTGAAGTATCCAGCCCCCAATCCCAAGCCTTAGCTAACCTAGCAGAAAAAACAGCGCAGACAGATTGGACAAAACTATATCAAGAGGGCTTAACTGCTTTTAAATTAGAACAGGAAATGCTTTCAGGACATATTGAAGGGCAAATGTTACAAATTTTTGTGAAGATGACGGGCGCTAGAAACGTGCTTGAAATAGGAATGTTTACCGGTTATTCGGCTTTAGCTATTGCTGAAGCCTTACCCAATGATGGACAAGTTATCGCCTGTGAAATTGATAATTATGTCGCTAAATTTGCCCAAGACTGTTTTAAAGAGTCTCCATCTGGTCATAAAATCACTGTCAAAGTGGCTCCAGCTCTCGATACAATGACGAAACTCGCAGAGGATGGCAAAAATTTCGATTTAGTATTTATTGATGCCAATAAGAAAGAATATCAAGATTATTTTCGCTTATTATTAAACAAAAATTTAGTCCATAGCGGTAGTGTCATTGTGGTGGATAACACCTTATATCAAGGACAAGCGTATTTACCAGAATCTCAGCGTACAGCAAATGGTCAAGCTATTCATCACTTTAATCAAATGGTAGCAGAAGAAGGGCGAGTACAAAAGGTATTATTACCTCTGCGCGATGGTTTAACCATTATTCGAGTCAATTAA
- a CDS encoding iron-sulfur cluster assembly accessory protein, translated as MINLTSNAIREIKRLQQNERPSPPYLRIRVNQGGCADLYYHLDLEMGSGADQDLVFTHHEEIPIIVDQESYQHIENLVIDYAEDLMGGAFQYQNPRAQNICSCGISFSPHSSTVVINE; from the coding sequence ATGATTAATCTCACCAGCAACGCCATTAGAGAAATTAAACGTTTACAACAAAACGAGCGCCCTTCACCCCCTTATCTTAGAATTAGGGTTAATCAAGGAGGGTGTGCTGATTTATATTATCATCTTGATTTAGAAATGGGGTCGGGCGCTGATCAAGATTTAGTTTTTACTCATCATGAAGAAATACCGATCATTGTTGATCAAGAAAGCTATCAACACATTGAAAATTTAGTAATTGACTATGCTGAAGATTTGATGGGGGGCGCTTTTCAGTATCAGAATCCCAGAGCTCAAAATATATGTAGTTGTGGTATTTCCTTTTCTCCTCATTCTTCTACCGTAGTTATTAATGAATAA
- the glnA gene encoding type I glutamate--ammonia ligase, producing the protein MAKTPQDVLQMIKDNGIKMIDLKFIDLPGTWQHCTFYYNQIDENSFIEGVPFDGSSIRGWKAINDSDMAMVPEPNTAWIDPFYAEPTLSMICSIKEPRTGEWYSRCPRSIAQKALDYLDSCNIGDTAYFGPEAEFFVFDDVRFDQQENKSYYYVDSVEGRWNTGREEEGGNLGYKPGYKQGYFPVAPTDTMQDMRTEMLLTMAECGVPIEKHHHEVATGGQNELGFRFATLIKAADYLMTYKYVIKNVAKKYGKTATFMPKPLFNDNGSGMHTHQSIWKDGKPLFYEKGGYADLSPMALHYIGGILKHAPALLAFTNPTTNSYKRLVPGFEAPVNLAYSQGNRSASIRIPLSGDNPKAKRMEFRCPDATSNPYLAFAAMLCAGIDGIKNEIDPGQPLDVDIYDLSPQELSKIPSTPASLEGALAALEKDSKFLTDTGVFSQEFIENWIQYKLDNEVNPMRLRPHPYEFALYYDV; encoded by the coding sequence ATGGCTAAAACTCCACAAGATGTCTTGCAAATGATCAAGGACAATGGCATTAAAATGATTGACCTCAAGTTTATCGATTTACCCGGTACTTGGCAACATTGCACATTTTATTATAATCAAATTGACGAAAATTCTTTTATTGAGGGTGTACCTTTTGACGGCTCTAGTATTCGTGGTTGGAAAGCCATTAATGATTCCGATATGGCAATGGTTCCCGAGCCGAATACTGCTTGGATTGATCCTTTCTATGCTGAACCGACTTTAAGCATGATTTGTAGTATCAAAGAACCACGCACGGGGGAGTGGTATTCCCGTTGTCCTCGTAGTATCGCTCAAAAGGCTTTAGATTATCTTGATAGTTGTAATATTGGTGATACTGCTTATTTTGGACCTGAAGCTGAGTTTTTTGTTTTCGATGATGTACGTTTTGATCAACAAGAAAATAAAAGTTACTACTATGTGGATAGCGTTGAAGGGCGCTGGAACACTGGTAGGGAAGAAGAAGGCGGTAATTTAGGGTATAAACCGGGTTACAAACAAGGTTATTTTCCCGTAGCGCCCACCGATACCATGCAGGATATGCGCACGGAAATGCTATTAACTATGGCTGAATGCGGTGTACCCATTGAGAAACATCACCATGAAGTGGCTACGGGTGGACAAAATGAGTTAGGTTTCCGTTTTGCTACTTTGATCAAGGCGGCGGATTATTTGATGACCTATAAATATGTAATCAAAAATGTCGCCAAAAAATACGGCAAAACTGCCACCTTCATGCCTAAACCTCTCTTTAACGATAATGGTTCAGGGATGCACACTCACCAATCCATTTGGAAAGATGGCAAGCCTCTCTTTTACGAAAAGGGTGGCTACGCTGATTTAAGCCCCATGGCATTACACTATATCGGTGGTATTCTCAAACACGCTCCAGCGCTCCTCGCCTTTACCAATCCTACCACCAACTCTTATAAGCGCCTTGTACCTGGTTTTGAAGCGCCCGTCAACCTCGCCTATTCTCAAGGTAATCGCTCTGCATCCATTCGTATTCCCTTATCTGGGGACAACCCCAAAGCAAAACGCATGGAGTTTCGTTGTCCAGATGCCACCAGTAATCCTTACCTTGCTTTTGCTGCCATGTTGTGCGCTGGTATCGATGGTATTAAGAATGAAATCGATCCGGGACAACCTTTAGATGTGGATATTTACGATTTATCCCCCCAAGAATTGAGTAAAATTCCTTCTACTCCTGCTTCTTTGGAGGGCGCTTTAGCCGCCTTAGAAAAAGATAGCAAATTTCTAACAGATACTGGTGTATTTAGTCAAGAGTTTATCGAAAACTGGATACAGTATAAGTTAGATAATGAAGTTAATCCCATGCGTCTTCGTCCTCATCCTTATGAGTTTGCTTTATACTACGATGTTTAA
- the psbN gene encoding photosystem II reaction center protein PsbN — MDTATLIGFSVAIALVVLTGYSIYLAFGPPSAELSDPFDDHED, encoded by the coding sequence ATGGATACAGCAACTTTAATTGGTTTTAGCGTCGCTATTGCCCTTGTCGTCTTAACAGGATACTCCATTTATCTCGCTTTCGGACCTCCTTCCGCTGAACTTAGCGATCCTTTTGATGATCACGAAGACTAA
- a CDS encoding ABC transporter ATP-binding protein, whose translation MAVILKNVSKIYNQIPVVNDLSFEIKSGEIFGLLGPNGAGKSTTIKMLITLASASSGIIEVAGYDVSKNPEQVKRSIGVVLQQTSVDGELTVWENLEFHGRMHHIPNPERQELINRWLEYVELSDRRRDLVKTLSGGMKRRLQIARALLHNPQVLFLDEPTVGLDPQTRRRLWEIIKDLNRQGMTILLTTHYMEEVEFLCQRVGIIDAGQLIELGTVEQFKEKYGQGIMVKQKGERIDYEFFPTLQDANEYVNHLQDRTGIMIRASNLEDIFVKLTGHQL comes from the coding sequence ATGGCAGTTATATTAAAAAACGTTAGCAAAATTTACAATCAAATTCCAGTAGTAAATGACCTTTCCTTTGAGATTAAATCAGGGGAAATATTCGGTTTATTAGGACCAAATGGTGCAGGAAAATCCACAACTATTAAAATGTTAATAACTCTCGCTAGTGCTAGTAGTGGTATTATTGAAGTGGCTGGGTATGATGTGAGCAAAAATCCCGAACAAGTTAAACGCAGTATTGGGGTAGTCTTACAACAAACTAGCGTAGATGGGGAGTTGACGGTATGGGAAAATTTGGAATTTCATGGCAGAATGCACCATATTCCTAACCCAGAAAGACAAGAATTAATCAATCGTTGGTTAGAATATGTGGAGTTGTCAGATCGGCGCCGTGATTTAGTCAAGACGTTATCAGGGGGCATGAAAAGACGTTTACAAATTGCACGGGCGCTATTACATAATCCACAAGTGTTATTTTTAGATGAACCTACCGTAGGATTAGACCCTCAAACTCGTCGTCGTTTGTGGGAAATTATCAAAGATTTAAACCGTCAAGGCATGACAATTTTATTAACTACTCATTATATGGAAGAAGTGGAGTTTTTGTGTCAGAGAGTTGGTATTATTGATGCTGGTCAGCTAATTGAATTGGGTACGGTGGAGCAGTTTAAGGAAAAATATGGTCAGGGAATTATGGTAAAGCAAAAGGGCGAACGCATTGATTATGAGTTTTTTCCGACTCTTCAGGATGCTAATGAATATGTTAATCATCTTCAAGATCGCACGGGTATTATGATTCGAGCGTCTAATTTAGAAGATATTTTCGTTAAACTTACTGGTCATCAACTTTAG
- a CDS encoding RNA-binding protein produces the protein MSIYVGNLSYDVTEAHLTSAFADFGSVKRVYLPTDRETGRMRGFGFVEMDTDAEENAAIEALDGAEWMGRDMKVNKAKPRENNNSFGGGNSRGNRFSRTR, from the coding sequence ATGTCAATTTATGTAGGCAACTTATCCTATGACGTTACAGAAGCACATTTAACTTCTGCCTTCGCTGATTTTGGATCAGTGAAAAGAGTATACTTACCCACTGACAGAGAAACTGGACGCATGCGTGGTTTTGGTTTTGTGGAAATGGATACTGATGCAGAAGAAAATGCAGCCATCGAAGCCTTAGATGGTGCAGAATGGATGGGACGTGACATGAAGGTAAATAAAGCTAAACCCCGTGAAAACAACAACTCTTTTGGCGGTGGCAACAGCAGAGGAAACCGTTTTTCTCGCACTCGCTAA
- a CDS encoding phosphomannose isomerase type II C-terminal cupin domain: MAQAQSKTVNTVISFSASNHLHNTETRPWGSFTTLEEGPGYKIKRIEVNPGHRLSLQMHHHRSEHWIVVSGTAKVECGDEVKILTSNQSTYVPQCTSHRLENPGVIKLVLIEVQNGEYLGEDDIIRFQDDYARK; this comes from the coding sequence ATGGCTCAAGCACAATCAAAAACAGTAAATACCGTTATTTCTTTCTCGGCTAGTAATCATCTTCATAATACAGAAACGCGCCCTTGGGGTAGTTTCACTACCCTAGAAGAAGGACCTGGTTATAAAATTAAGAGGATTGAAGTTAATCCGGGGCATCGTCTCAGTTTGCAAATGCACCATCATCGTAGTGAGCATTGGATTGTGGTATCTGGTACTGCTAAGGTAGAATGTGGTGATGAGGTTAAAATTTTAACATCTAATCAATCAACGTATGTGCCTCAATGTACTAGCCACCGTTTAGAAAATCCGGGGGTAATTAAATTAGTTTTAATTGAAGTGCAAAATGGTGAATATTTAGGAGAAGATGATATTATTCGTTTTCAAGATGACTATGCTAGAAAGTAA
- a CDS encoding transglycosylase SLT domain-containing protein has translation MNSKKSRLILPLSTLVLLASGVIGATYLTPQFGKIWDKVILPRFEEAPEYRLDAPSEVLALAPDPPAERRAKLAEIASRPDSSLDRARARYLLASDLINEDFDGGLAWTYLENLELQYPILAPSILYKQGRAFELMNDRTRGEEFWQKLITEYPTSPITVNAYYKLGENDESYWRIAIESFPQHPLSQTMMYELLTDNPDQMDLMLKLVQHDITAKSDPIRDRLVSEYAEKLTPSQWQIIADSYWRRGQFLSGAQSYVKAPSTAENLYRIARGYQVSEKKNEAIIGYENLIKQFPEATETGLGLRRLATLVSGEKALNYLTQVDERFPAEAPSALSQKIVLLNSLGRGNEATGARSELLQKYSNSDEAGDYRWQIARDFASRGDTASAWQWAQQIAVNNPDSSVAPKASFWVGKWARGLGQTAEAEKAFQYVLEKHPHSYYAWRSAVNLGQDVGDFTTIKNRSFTIETPTARAILPGGSTMFKELYLLGQDEDAKTLFQAEIIDPENISVTEQFSQAVLLQLEGKYLQSISMIWNLSNREKPDDLRQWHILRSSPEYWQALFPLPYKEQIVKWSTERKLNPFLVTALIRQESRFQPLIKSPVGATGLMQVMPDTGEWIAPQIGLADYSLTDPDDSINLGTWYLDYTHRTYDNNSMLAIASYNAGPGNISSWLQEYDISDFDQFVENIPFPETKNYVETVFGNYWNYVNLYKDNG, from the coding sequence ATGAATAGCAAAAAATCTCGCTTAATTCTTCCCCTCTCTACGTTGGTGTTATTGGCATCAGGGGTAATTGGAGCAACTTATTTAACTCCTCAGTTTGGTAAAATTTGGGATAAAGTGATCTTGCCTCGTTTTGAAGAAGCGCCCGAATACCGTTTAGATGCGCCCTCCGAAGTATTAGCATTAGCGCCCGACCCCCCAGCCGAAAGAAGAGCTAAATTAGCAGAAATTGCTTCTCGTCCAGATTCTAGCTTAGATAGGGCGCGCGCCCGTTATTTATTAGCCTCTGATTTAATTAACGAAGATTTTGACGGCGGTTTAGCTTGGACTTACTTAGAAAATTTAGAGCTACAGTATCCCATACTAGCGCCCTCCATCCTCTACAAACAGGGTCGAGCCTTTGAGTTGATGAATGATCGAACCCGAGGGGAAGAATTTTGGCAAAAATTAATTACTGAATATCCCACCTCCCCTATAACAGTAAATGCTTATTATAAATTAGGAGAAAATGACGAAAGTTATTGGCGCATTGCCATAGAATCTTTCCCTCAACATCCCCTCAGCCAAACCATGATGTATGAATTGTTGACAGATAATCCCGACCAAATGGATTTAATGTTAAAGTTGGTGCAACATGATATTACAGCAAAAAGTGATCCGATACGAGATCGTTTAGTGAGTGAATATGCCGAGAAATTAACCCCTTCTCAGTGGCAAATTATTGCCGATAGTTATTGGCGCCGAGGGCAATTTTTAAGTGGGGCGCAAAGTTATGTCAAAGCGCCCTCCACCGCCGAAAATCTCTATCGTATTGCCAGAGGTTATCAGGTGAGTGAGAAAAAAAATGAGGCAATTATCGGCTATGAAAATTTAATTAAACAATTTCCCGAAGCCACAGAAACAGGTTTAGGGCTAAGACGTTTAGCCACCCTCGTCAGTGGGGAAAAAGCCCTTAATTATCTCACTCAAGTGGATGAGCGTTTTCCAGCAGAAGCGCCCTCCGCCCTTAGTCAAAAAATCGTCCTCTTAAATAGTTTAGGCAGAGGTAATGAGGCGACGGGCGCTAGATCAGAATTACTACAAAAATATTCCAACTCCGATGAAGCTGGTGATTACCGTTGGCAAATCGCGCGCGATTTTGCTAGTAGAGGGGATACCGCTTCCGCATGGCAATGGGCGCAACAAATTGCCGTCAATAATCCTGATAGTAGCGTTGCCCCCAAAGCCTCTTTTTGGGTGGGCAAATGGGCGCGAGGATTAGGACAAACGGCAGAAGCAGAAAAAGCCTTTCAATATGTCTTAGAAAAACATCCTCACTCTTACTATGCTTGGCGTTCAGCCGTTAATTTAGGTCAAGATGTGGGAGATTTTACTACCATTAAAAACCGCTCATTTACCATCGAAACTCCGACGGCGCGCGCCATTCTTCCCGGCGGATCGACTATGTTTAAAGAACTTTATTTACTAGGGCAAGATGAAGACGCCAAAACCCTATTTCAAGCAGAAATAATCGATCCTGAAAATATTTCGGTGACAGAACAATTTTCCCAAGCCGTCTTATTGCAACTGGAAGGAAAATATCTGCAAAGCATTAGTATGATTTGGAATTTGAGCAACCGAGAAAAACCCGATGACTTGCGCCAATGGCACATTTTGCGTAGTAGTCCTGAATATTGGCAAGCATTATTTCCCCTACCATATAAAGAACAAATTGTCAAGTGGTCAACGGAAAGAAAATTAAACCCATTTTTAGTAACCGCATTGATACGTCAAGAGTCAAGATTTCAACCGTTAATTAAGTCGCCGGTGGGCGCTACGGGTTTGATGCAGGTAATGCCAGACACGGGGGAATGGATTGCACCACAAATCGGCTTGGCGGATTATTCTTTAACAGACCCTGATGATAGTATTAATTTAGGTACATGGTATTTAGATTATACCCATCGCACCTATGACAATAACTCCATGTTAGCCATTGCTAGTTATAATGCAGGTCCGGGTAATATTTCTAGTTGGTTACAAGAGTATGATATTTCTGATTTTGATCAGTTTGTGGAAAATATTCCTTTTCCTGAAACTAAAAATTATGTAGAGACAGTATTCGGCAATTATTGGAATTATGTCAATCTTTACAAGGATAATGGATAA
- a CDS encoding ABC transporter permease — MLKKNHDFDLSTYLFYTGIIITLFFLIIALSANFWQHIGVIKDPLESLANPIHQAPDSQYWWGTTGQGYDVFSRTIFGTQTAFKVVILATSLSLIIGVPLGLVSGYFGGNLDKFLLFIMDTIYTLPGLLLSITLAFVVGRGILNASIALSISYIPQYYRVVRNQTTSVKNELFVEAATATGAGEGRILSKYIFFNVVQSIPVLFTLNTADAILILGGLGFLGLGLPDNVPEWGYDLRLALDGLPTGIWWTAFFPGFTMTLMVTGLSLLGEGLTRNK, encoded by the coding sequence ATGCTTAAAAAAAATCATGATTTTGACTTATCAACTTATTTATTTTATACAGGAATTATCATAACCTTATTTTTCCTTATTATTGCCTTATCTGCTAACTTTTGGCAACATATCGGAGTAATAAAAGACCCCCTCGAATCTCTTGCTAACCCTATTCACCAAGCGCCCGATAGTCAATATTGGTGGGGAACTACAGGACAAGGTTATGATGTATTTAGTCGCACTATTTTTGGCACTCAAACAGCTTTTAAAGTAGTAATTTTAGCCACCAGTTTAAGTTTAATTATTGGTGTGCCTTTAGGATTAGTTAGCGGTTATTTTGGGGGAAATTTAGACAAGTTTTTGTTATTTATCATGGATACAATTTACACTTTACCCGGTTTATTATTATCCATAACTTTAGCTTTTGTGGTGGGTAGAGGCATTTTAAACGCTTCCATCGCTTTATCTATTTCTTATATTCCCCAATATTATCGAGTGGTGCGCAATCAAACTACCAGTGTGAAAAATGAATTATTTGTAGAGGCTGCCACGGCGACGGGCGCTGGTGAAGGGCGCATTTTAAGCAAATATATTTTTTTTAATGTCGTTCAAAGTATCCCCGTTTTATTTACTCTCAACACTGCTGATGCTATTCTAATCTTGGGAGGTTTAGGCTTTTTAGGTCTCGGTTTGCCCGATAATGTGCCAGAATGGGGTTATGATTTGCGCCTAGCCTTGGATGGATTACCCACAGGGATTTGGTGGACAGCATTTTTTCCCGGTTTTACCATGACATTAATGGTGACAGGTTTATCTTTATTAGGAGAGGGATTGACAAGAAATAAGTAG
- a CDS encoding nuclear transport factor 2 family protein, translating into MIKNSRNFKKILRSSFLLLVSSYFFINNNKPIEAQNNQEAEIRALISNISLASSQENLMEIKNYLSPEFSSEDGLNNESYLQILESFWQQYDNLKYTTVINNIKTQGNQVIAEITTNIEGINNNNGQPLNLKTEISARQIFENNQLRQEEIIREKNQITTGANPPEIMLRLPTQARLGETFDFDAIIPAPLAGGLLIGGVKEEKITPDLKLNPESIELEALSTGGIFKRVTMDEGNHWYSAIFIRADGMTLITQRVRQES; encoded by the coding sequence ATGATTAAAAACAGCCGAAACTTTAAGAAAATATTAAGATCATCATTTTTGTTATTAGTAAGTAGCTACTTTTTTATTAATAACAATAAGCCCATTGAAGCTCAAAATAATCAAGAAGCAGAAATTAGAGCATTAATAAGTAATATTTCATTAGCCAGTAGTCAAGAAAACTTGATGGAAATTAAAAATTATCTTAGTCCTGAGTTTAGCAGTGAAGATGGTTTAAATAATGAATCTTACTTGCAAATTTTAGAGAGTTTTTGGCAACAATATGACAATTTGAAATATACCACAGTAATTAACAATATCAAAACCCAAGGTAATCAAGTAATTGCCGAAATTACCACCAATATTGAAGGAATCAATAACAATAATGGTCAGCCACTTAATTTAAAAACTGAAATTTCTGCACGTCAAATTTTTGAAAATAACCAGCTAAGACAAGAAGAAATCATCAGAGAGAAAAATCAAATTACTACAGGGGCAAATCCTCCCGAAATTATGCTAAGATTGCCCACTCAGGCGAGATTGGGAGAAACATTTGATTTTGATGCCATTATTCCAGCGCCCCTCGCCGGAGGCTTACTCATTGGTGGCGTAAAAGAAGAAAAAATTACCCCTGATTTAAAACTAAATCCTGAATCCATTGAATTAGAGGCGCTATCCACGGGGGGAATTTTTAAACGAGTGACTATGGATGAAGGAAATCATTGGTATTCAGCTATTTTTATTCGTGCTGACGGCATGACGTTAATTACCCAAAGAGTAAGACAAGAAAGCTAA
- a CDS encoding Uma2 family endonuclease: protein MVTLIERKIASLEEFLQTPETKPAQEFFDNKITTKPMPQGKHSIIQAELTTTLNSFLKPKKIGFAFPELRCTFGGKSIVPDIVVLTYEHIPKDENGDIANIVSSAPDWMIEILSPAQSQSLIIKKILHCLDSGCELAWIIDGEQKTIFAYSPEKVKAFDSDSDVLPVPNFMSDFQLTLGDIFGWLNF from the coding sequence ATGGTCACTCTTATTGAAAGAAAAATAGCCAGTTTAGAGGAATTTCTGCAAACTCCAGAAACTAAACCAGCACAAGAATTTTTTGATAATAAAATTACTACTAAACCGATGCCCCAAGGAAAACATAGTATTATTCAAGCAGAATTAACCACAACCCTTAATTCCTTTCTCAAGCCCAAAAAAATTGGTTTTGCTTTTCCTGAATTAAGATGCACTTTTGGGGGTAAATCCATCGTGCCAGATATTGTAGTATTGACTTATGAGCATATTCCCAAAGATGAAAATGGAGATATTGCTAATATAGTTAGTAGCGCCCCTGATTGGATGATTGAAATTCTTTCTCCTGCACAAAGTCAGAGTTTAATTATCAAAAAAATATTACATTGTCTTGACAGTGGCTGTGAATTAGCTTGGATTATCGATGGTGAACAAAAAACTATATTTGCCTACTCCCCTGAAAAAGTTAAGGCTTTTGATAGTGATAGTGATGTGTTGCCCGTGCCTAACTTCATGTCAGATTTTCAGTTAACTTTAGGAGATATTTTTGGTTGGTTAAATTTTTAG